From the genome of Nocardia sp. NBC_01503, one region includes:
- a CDS encoding arabinosyltransferase domain-containing protein: MTDVMEKAGQDSAGRTGPDTDRRRYGGWERLVALIAGLIAVLAAIAVPVLPVRIDAATIAWPQGDSAKSVEAPLISYAPLTFDASVPCAAAAQFDSRGGTLIATGPNGAPNRDRYGFAARVTATTTAADGTVTPGKFEAVLQDQSLVSVPLDQLPAGCVLAVHTEMTKATAVLTGSEVAPVTLEGDHRPQLVGFFTELPTPDGVTATAKADSRFSAHPSPIKRIAMWTAVLATLIALFALYRLDRLDGRRARRFLPQRWWTFSVVDAVVLGTLLLWHFIGSTTSDDGYQFGMGRTSIHAGYMANYFAYFGVPENPVGTPYYDLIGRLAEISVASPFVRLPALLAGFICWLVISREVIPRLGARIRRNRVAVWTGALGFLAVWLPYNNGLRPEAMVALGVLLTWVSVERAIATRRLLPYGIAILIGAFSCTVGPSGVICFAPLLAGIRPMWRVLDSRAAALSKPVPDGAKFLTVLRTRFVALLTLTTPLVAAGTVVLVAMFGVETLAAMFEMSRVHSIVGPNVKWPDEYLRYQYLLMVSIDGSVARRFGMFMLWLGMAACAFILLRKGGRIPGIASGPARRVLGSTVGVMLLMMTTPTKWTHHNGIYAGLAGVIAVIAAVALGPKVMRSPRNRALFAAVVAFMMALTFSSMNGWWYVSNWGISWNDKMPVIAGYGVNKLFLLAALLLLALAGWWHVRAPEPAAPHRVSRQAWRLAALSPLTVMAAFMVVFEVASFAKSTVAQYPSFSLARSNVDAVMGEPCGLARDVLVETDPNAGLLPPLTGDAFGTFTAEAKGFTPGGVATDMRADDEVDTSAITTTLNSKSSNSESGTTTTALPFGLDPAKVPVLGSNGTSESIATLTTGWYKLPTADARDGIVAVTAAGRIRSVDQYGVVTPGQSVEIEYGTADSAGQVEPQGRITPIDIGPTPTWRNLRVPFTDIPAAATAIRIVATDRDQDGKQWVALTPPRIPHTRVLQDLIGSQQPVLLDWAVGLQFPCQRPFDHRYGIVDGVPGYRILPDRGGAHDTNLWENHDSGGPLGWSTMLLRPHTLATYLNKDWRRDWGELQQFSRIDDTAIPVRPSITPETHSGLWTPGPINVNGWK, translated from the coding sequence GTGACCGACGTGATGGAGAAGGCGGGGCAGGATTCCGCCGGACGAACTGGGCCCGACACCGATCGACGAAGATACGGGGGATGGGAACGGTTGGTCGCCCTCATCGCGGGGTTGATCGCGGTGCTCGCGGCGATCGCGGTGCCGGTATTGCCGGTGCGCATCGATGCGGCGACAATCGCTTGGCCGCAAGGCGATTCGGCGAAGAGCGTGGAGGCTCCGCTGATCTCGTACGCGCCGTTGACCTTCGACGCGAGTGTTCCGTGCGCGGCGGCGGCGCAGTTCGATTCGCGCGGCGGAACGCTGATCGCGACCGGTCCGAACGGCGCGCCGAATCGCGATCGCTACGGTTTCGCCGCCCGTGTGACCGCCACCACAACCGCTGCGGACGGCACGGTCACACCGGGCAAATTCGAAGCGGTACTGCAGGACCAGAGCCTGGTGAGCGTCCCGCTGGACCAGCTCCCGGCGGGCTGTGTTCTCGCCGTGCACACCGAAATGACCAAGGCGACAGCCGTTCTCACCGGCTCGGAGGTGGCGCCGGTCACTCTCGAGGGCGACCACCGCCCGCAGCTGGTCGGCTTCTTCACCGAACTGCCCACCCCGGACGGCGTCACCGCCACGGCGAAGGCGGACAGCCGCTTCTCCGCGCATCCGTCCCCGATCAAGCGCATCGCCATGTGGACCGCCGTACTGGCCACCCTGATCGCGCTCTTCGCCCTCTACCGCCTCGATCGCCTGGATGGTCGCCGCGCCCGCCGCTTCCTGCCGCAGCGCTGGTGGACCTTCTCGGTGGTGGATGCGGTCGTGCTGGGCACGCTGCTGCTGTGGCATTTCATCGGCTCCACCACCTCCGATGACGGCTACCAGTTCGGTATGGGCCGCACCTCGATTCACGCGGGCTATATGGCCAACTACTTCGCGTACTTCGGTGTCCCCGAAAACCCGGTCGGCACACCGTATTATGACCTGATCGGCCGTCTCGCCGAGATCAGTGTGGCGAGCCCGTTCGTGCGCCTGCCCGCGCTGCTGGCCGGTTTCATCTGCTGGCTGGTGATCAGCCGCGAGGTGATTCCGCGTCTGGGCGCGCGTATTCGCCGCAATCGAGTCGCGGTGTGGACGGGTGCGCTGGGCTTCCTCGCGGTCTGGCTGCCCTATAACAACGGTCTGCGCCCGGAGGCCATGGTGGCCCTGGGCGTCCTGCTGACCTGGGTTTCGGTGGAGCGCGCGATCGCCACCCGCCGCCTGCTGCCGTACGGCATCGCGATTCTGATCGGCGCGTTCAGCTGTACGGTCGGCCCGTCGGGTGTCATCTGCTTCGCACCGCTGCTGGCCGGGATCCGCCCGATGTGGCGGGTGCTGGATTCGCGTGCGGCCGCACTGAGCAAGCCGGTTCCGGACGGTGCGAAGTTCCTGACCGTGCTGCGCACCCGCTTCGTCGCGCTTCTTACCCTGACCACCCCGCTGGTCGCCGCCGGAACCGTGGTGCTGGTCGCCATGTTCGGCGTGGAGACCCTCGCGGCCATGTTCGAGATGAGCCGCGTGCACTCGATCGTCGGCCCGAACGTGAAGTGGCCGGACGAATACCTGCGCTATCAGTACCTGTTGATGGTCTCCATCGATGGTTCGGTGGCGCGCCGCTTCGGCATGTTCATGCTGTGGCTGGGCATGGCGGCATGCGCGTTCATATTGCTCCGCAAGGGTGGCCGGATTCCGGGTATCGCGTCCGGTCCGGCACGGCGCGTGCTGGGCAGCACCGTCGGTGTGATGCTGCTGATGATGACCACGCCGACCAAGTGGACGCACCACAACGGCATCTACGCCGGTCTGGCCGGCGTGATCGCGGTCATCGCGGCGGTCGCGCTGGGCCCCAAGGTCATGCGGTCGCCGCGCAATCGCGCGCTCTTCGCCGCCGTGGTGGCGTTCATGATGGCGCTGACCTTCTCCAGCATGAACGGCTGGTGGTACGTATCGAACTGGGGCATCTCGTGGAATGACAAAATGCCGGTGATCGCGGGTTACGGCGTGAACAAACTGTTCCTGCTGGCCGCCCTGCTGCTGCTCGCGCTGGCCGGTTGGTGGCATGTACGCGCACCCGAACCCGCTGCCCCGCACCGGGTTTCGCGGCAAGCCTGGCGGCTGGCGGCGCTCTCGCCGCTGACGGTCATGGCGGCGTTCATGGTGGTGTTCGAGGTCGCCTCGTTCGCCAAATCCACTGTCGCGCAGTATCCCTCGTTCTCGCTGGCGCGCTCGAATGTGGACGCGGTCATGGGTGAGCCGTGCGGTCTGGCGCGTGATGTGCTGGTGGAGACCGATCCCAATGCCGGGCTGCTACCGCCGCTGACCGGTGATGCCTTCGGTACCTTCACCGCCGAGGCGAAGGGTTTCACCCCCGGCGGTGTGGCCACCGATATGCGCGCCGATGACGAGGTGGACACCAGCGCCATCACGACCACGTTGAACAGCAAGTCGAGCAATAGCGAGTCCGGAACCACCACCACCGCACTGCCATTCGGCTTGGATCCGGCCAAGGTCCCGGTGCTGGGCAGTAATGGCACGAGCGAGTCGATCGCCACGCTCACCACGGGCTGGTACAAGCTGCCGACCGCCGATGCCCGTGACGGCATTGTCGCCGTCACGGCGGCCGGTCGTATTCGCTCGGTCGATCAGTACGGTGTGGTGACGCCTGGCCAATCGGTCGAAATCGAGTACGGCACAGCCGATTCCGCCGGTCAGGTGGAGCCGCAGGGCCGGATCACGCCGATCGATATCGGTCCCACGCCGACCTGGCGCAATCTGCGGGTGCCGTTCACCGATATCCCCGCCGCCGCGACCGCGATCCGTATTGTCGCCACCGACCGCGATCAGGACGGTAAGCAGTGGGTCGCGCTGACCCCGCCGCGTATCCCGCACACCCGGGTGCTGCAGGATCTCATCGGCTCACAGCAGCCGGTGCTGCTGGATTGGGCTGTGGGCCTGCAGTTCCCATGCCAGCGGCCGTTCGATCACCGGTACGGCATTGTCGACGGCGTGCCGGGATATCGCATCCTGCCCGACCGCGGTGGTGCGCACGATACGAACCTGTGGGAGAACCACGACAGCGGCGGCCCGCTCGGCTGGAGCACCATGCTGCTGCGCCCGCACACCCTCGCCACCTACCTGAACAAGGATTGGCGACGCGATTGGGGTGAGCTGCAACAGTTCTCGCGCATCGATGACACCGCCATCCCGGTGCGCCCGAGCATCACCCCCGAAACCCATTCGGGACTCTGGACTCCGGGCCCGATCAATGTGAACGGCTGGAAGTAG